Below is a window of Mucilaginibacter sp. PAMC 26640 DNA.
GCTGATTATTGCTCATCTTCCTTTCGTTTTGGCAACATAGCAGTAGGCTTAGCTAAAGGCTCTTTTTTTACAGGTAGGTTTGATGCCGCCTTCAATTTGAGGTTAGCTAAAGAATCAGCTTTTATTTTTTTCAAACTATCAGCTATATGTATTTTCCTTTTTTCTGCAGGCGTTAATGTTACTGCCGGCATCAGGTTAGCATTCATATAATATTCCGGATAAATGCCGGACGGCCTCGTGGTGATGGTATCTTTCAAATACTTTTCAACAATAAAGCTGGCAATAGGCGCCGCCCAGGTAGCCCCCTGACCGGAATTTTCAACAATTACCGCAATTGCAATTTTAGGATTATCGCGCGGAGCAAAGGCAACAAATACAGAGTTGTCACCCTTATTTTTCACTTCCGCCGTTCCGGTTTTACCGCACATGATGATGCCCGGGATTTTTGACCCGGCGGCCGTACCCACATCCACCACACTTTGCATACCAGATATTGCGGGTGCAAAATACTGCGAATCTACACCCACGTAATTACGCACCGTATATTCATGCTTAATTACCTGCTTATCGCCAATGGCCCTGATGAGGTGAGGATTATAATAAAATCCGCGATTGGCTATCGTAGCTTCAATGTTGGCCAATTGCAGCGGTGTTGCGGCTAACTCGCCCTGGCCAATACCTAAGGAAATAACGGTGCTCGAGCGCCATCCGCCTTTGCGGTACAACTTGTCGTAAAAAGATGCTTTGGGCAAATAACCTTTTCCTTCGCCCGGCAAATCCAAATCCAGGCGTTTACCTAGCCCAAACTTACTCACACTATTCCGCCAGCTAGTAAAGCTGGTATCGGTTTTACGGGGACCATTACGGTTGATCAGTTTCTCAAATACCATATCAAAATACCCATTACAGGAATGCGCTATGGCTTCGCTCAACGTAACATTACCGTGCACCTCGCCATGGAAACACTTAATCTTGCGATTGCCGGCTATGTAATAACCCCTGCAATAATAGGCTGTTTGCGGTGTTATCAAGCCCTCTTGCATGGCGATCAAAGCACTTAGCGGTTTAAAGGAAGAACCCGGCGGGTAATACGCCTGGGTCGGTCGGATAAAAAATGGTTTGTGTGGATCTTTATAAAGTGCAGCTGCATTATTGCCGCGCTCTTTGCCAACCAACAGGTTGGGGTCATAGGTAGGGCTGCTCACAAAGCACAGGATCTCACCGGTGGATGGTTCGATCGCTACGATGCTGCCAACCTTTTTACGCATCAATTCTTCCCCAAGCTTCTGGATCCGCATATCAAGCGAAGAAACCAAACGTTCACCCGCCACTGCACTGGTATCGAAAGCGCCGTTGGCATAAGAGCCCTTATTGGTATTGCGCGAATCTACCATCATGTTTTGTACACCGCGCTGGCCTCGCAATGCGGTTTCGTAAGATTTCTCAACACCGGTTATACCAATATAATCACCGGGTGTGTAGTAACCGCCTGATCTTTTAATTATAGGGTCGGTAACTTCACCGATATAACCCAAAAACTGCGCTGCTGAAGAATCAGGGTATTTACGAATAGGGCGCTGCAATGGAAAAAAACCCGGAAATTCTGAATACCGCTCCTGAAAAGCCGCATAAAGTTGGGGCGAAAGTTGTTTTTCAAAAACGGAGGCCCGCCATGGGGAATACTTTTTGGCTTTGACAATCCGCTTATCATAGCCTTCCCTGTCGATACCTAAAAGCTTGCAGAATTCTACGGTATCAAATGGTTTTACCTGCTTAGGGATCACCATAATATCGTAAACAGATTCGCTCTGCACCATTATTTTACCATGCCTGTCGGTTATAGGGCCCCTGGCAGGGTACTGGATCATTTTACGGATAACATTTTGGCTGGCGTAAAGGGCATACCGGTCATCAACCACCTGGATATAAAACAAGCGGCTCAGCAGAATTAAAATAAAAGCTATAAAAATGCCGGCAACAACGTACCGCCGTCCAAAAAAGATATTCATTTACGCTCTTTACTTTTGAAAAACAACAATCCAGAAACCAACATTAAAAATACGGTTAATATTGAACTTAATAAAAAGCGACTTAGTGTGTATTGAATTTCCGAAAAGTGAAATACCTCCAGGTTGAAAAGGAAAAAGTGATGGACTGCAGTAAGGATCAGCGCATATGAAAAAAACCACCGGAAACCCATAATACGAAGTGTCGGTTCCGGCTCATTGTCAAAACCATCCTTCTGTACGGTTATACTAATGAATAGCACTCTTATCAGCGCTAAAAAAACACATGCCGCAGCATGTAAACCCGGGGTATCGTAAAACATATCGATAACTATTCCCAAGATAAAAGATAGTAAAAACAATACTATATTAGGTGTTTCGAAGGGTAGTAAAAGAATAAAAAGGATATATAAATAGGGAGTACTCAAATCATATAGCGCCACGTTTTTTAGCAGAAATACCTGCAAAAAAACCAGCGTTACAAAACGGATTAAGTTTACCAGGATTATTCTACTCATCTTTCTTCTCCTGGGCCTCCAGTCCC
It encodes the following:
- a CDS encoding rod shape-determining protein MreD; its protein translation is MSRIILVNLIRFVTLVFLQVFLLKNVALYDLSTPYLYILFILLLPFETPNIVLFLLSFILGIVIDMFYDTPGLHAAACVFLALIRVLFISITVQKDGFDNEPEPTLRIMGFRWFFSYALILTAVHHFFLFNLEVFHFSEIQYTLSRFLLSSILTVFLMLVSGLLFFKSKERK